A part of Dasypus novemcinctus isolate mDasNov1 chromosome 5, mDasNov1.1.hap2, whole genome shotgun sequence genomic DNA contains:
- the LOC101414514 gene encoding serine protease 58-like: MKCCFIFTLMTAAVIVAKDSQETKVNIAQDFTIPYMAYLQSSPEPCVGTLIHPEWILTAAHCPLPVKIRLGVHQPSIPNKKEQIRNYSLTVTHPEFDPDTLKNDLMMIKLSKSAVINKYVGTLAIAIEPLTLNDSCFIPTWTWNEYKNLSDPDILTWINQYSLPFGYCQDMLNQRMKLNIMCVGQPLKITSKMKEVSAIPAICSGRLHGVLSWARGSVTLGSEGFFTEVHFYARWIMKIISTY, from the exons ATGAAGTGCTGTTTCATCTTCACTCTCATGACTGCAGCTG TTATTGTGGCCAAAGATTCTCAAGAAACCAAGGTGAACATAGCACAAGATTTTACCATCCCTTACATGGCCTATCTGCAGTCCAGCCCAGAACCCTGTGTGGGGACTCTCATTCACCCTGAGTGGATTTTAACAGCTGCTCACTGCCCCTTACC TGTTAAAATCCGTTTGGGAGTTCATCAACCCAGCATCCCAAATAAGAAAGAACAGATACGGAATTACTCATTGACTGTGACGCACCCAGAATTCGACCCGGACACTCTGAAAAATGATCTGATGATGATAAAACTGTCTAAGTCTGCTGTAATCAATAAGTATGTGGGAACTCTAGCTATAGCCATAGAACCTTTGACATTAAACGATTCCTGCTTCATCCCAACCTGGACCTGGAATGAATATAAAAACC TTAGTGATCCTGACATCCTGACATGGATAAACCAATATTCTCTTCCCTTCGGTTACTGCCAGGATATGCTCAACCaaagaatgaaattaaatattATGTGTGTGGGACAGCCTCTAAAAATCACATCTAAAATGAAG GAAGTCTCAGCCATTCCCGCCATTTGCAGTGGCCGGTTGCATGGAGTCTTGTCCTGGGCAAGAGGAAGTGTCACCCTGGGAAGTGAAGGATTCTTCACAGAAGTTCATTTCTATGCAAGATGGATCATGAAAATCATTTCTACCTACTGA